One region of Solanum pennellii chromosome 6, SPENNV200 genomic DNA includes:
- the LOC107021397 gene encoding uncharacterized protein LOC107021397 yields the protein MVMWGFSYLQNLWPFSVLNPTDLRISNGFVRRLGIPETTKQFVYAIQEPESKAVIYVLCVQNLSERSALDAECLIREVKPEAVVVQVGNSGDGHENEGIGLSDGGDLEEEESVPTSSIEVLKRCFVHKTSKEKYENMAGRVVLREIFGVGFDGHFPAAKKAAEEVGSAFLLLESPFVQCSLSGEPSDVGDEGFENKFGVFGLEEGYENRFGVFGLEASNSLVPLRTGLMVSENSRGFRITNDVQSQMVRLLSSYLVNSSSLQKIGSEDIQQQLNYQVPQFAQTVYPLLLDLHNIFVDIPSIGRALACAQKMFHDVRNGDAVNTDVLSEVYVFKIAVEGLRIALNNAGRLPLSKMGSHTTEFSELSIEDKSHALLAQALRSQTEKFKSIVAVVDASGLAGIRKHWSVNVPEEVKEIVDQLVTDSENDGDNSSQSDKKGLLAVKPVVAVGAGATAVLGASSFSKVVPASTILKVVTFKVPASLKIMITQTQKALALAFGKSNVAGPAMASSGVKSSVLKATASAEKIRAVAHGVIASAEKTSISAMRTAFYEIMRKHRVRPVGFLPWATFGCSVVTCASLLVYGDGIECAAESLPAAPSIASLGRGIQSLHQASLAVKQTENSRIQKSIESLVYRFKKISIS from the coding sequence ATGGTGATGTGGGGTTTTAGCTATTTGCAAAATCTGTGGCCTTTTTCTGTATTAAACCCCACTGATTTGAGAATTTCAAATGGGTTTGTGAGGAGATTAGGAATACCCGAAACTACCAAACAGTTCGTTTATGCAATTCAAGAACCTGAATCCAAGGCTGTTATATACGTATTGTGTGTGCAGAATTTATCTGAGCGATCTGCTCTAGATGCGGAGTGTTTGATTAGGGAAGTTAAGCCTGAGGCTGTAGTTGTCCAAGTGGGTAATTCTGGAGATGGTCATGAAAATGAGGGAATTGGGTTGAGTGATGGTGGTGATTTAGAGGAGGAGGAGTCGGTACCAACTTCGTCGATTGAGGTTTTGAAGAGGTGTTTTGTGCATAAAACTAGTAAGGAGAAGTATGAGAATATGGCGGGGCGAGTTGTTTTGAGAGAGATATTTGGGGTTGGGTTTGATGGGCATTTCCCTGCTGCCAAGAAAGCAGCTGAAGAGGTTGGTTCGGCTTTCTTGTTGCTTGAGTCACCGTTTGTTCAATGCAGTTTGTCTGGTGAGCCTTCTGATGTGGGGGATGAGGGGTTCGAGAATAAGTTTGGAGTGTTTGGTTTGGAGGAGGGGTATGAGAATAGGTTTGGAGTGTTTGGCTTAGAGGCTAGTAATAGTTTGGTTCCTCTAAGGACGGGGTTAATGGTGTCAGAAAATTCTAGAGGATTTCGTATTACAAATGATGTTCAGTCTCAGATGGTGAGGCTTTTGTCATCATATTTGGTCAATTCAAGTTCCTTACAAAAGATTGGATCTGAGGATATTCAACAACAGTTGAATTATCAAGTACCACAGTTTGCACAGACAGTTTATCCTTTGCTTCTGGATctacataatatttttgttgatattccCTCTATAGGAAGAGCTCTAGCTTGTGCTCAAAAGATGTTTCATGATGTTCGTAACGGAGATGCTGTTAATACAGATGTTCTTTCTGAGGTTTATGTTTTCAAGATTGCAGTTGAAGGGTTAAGAATAGCTTTGAACAATGCTGGTCGGCTCCCACTTAGCAAAATGGGGAGTCATACAACTGAATTTTCTGAGCTTTCTATTGAGGACAAGTCCCACGCCCTTCTTGCACAGGCCCTCCGAAGCCAGACCGAGAAGTTCAAATCAATAGTTGCAGTAGTAGATGCCAGTGGCTTAGCTGGAATAAGGAAGCACTGGAGTGTTAATGTACCTGAGGAAGTTAAAGAAATTGTTGATCAGCTGGTCACTGACTCTGAAAACGATGGGGACAATTCAAGCCAAAGTGACAAAAAAGGGTTACTAGCTGTTAAGCCAGTGGTAGCTGTTGGGGCTGGTGCAACTGCAGTTCTGGGAGCTTCTTCATTTTCTAAAGTTGTTCCTGCATCTACAATATTGAAGGTTGTCACCTTCAAAGTCCCCGCTTCTCTAAAAATCATGATTACTCAAACCCAAAAGGCCCTTGCTCTTGCATTTGGAAAGTCAAACGTAGCAGGCCCTGCAATGGCAAGTTCTGGTGTCAAATCATCTGTCCTTAAGGCAACTGCTTCTGCTGAGAAAATCCGTGCCGTGGCGCATGGCGTTATAGCCTCTGCAGAGAAAACTAGCATCTCAGCCATGAGAACGGCATTCTACGAAATCATGAGGAAACACCGAGTACGACCCGTTGGCTTTCTGCCATGGGCTACCTTTGGATGCAGTGTAGTTACTTGTGCTAGCTTGCTTGTGTATGGAGATGGAATAGAATGTGCTGCTGAATCTCTTCCAGCAGCTCCTTCAATCGCCAGTTTGGGTCGTGGAATCCAAAGTTTGCATCAAGCTTCCCTGGCAGTGAAACAAACAGAAAACTCCAGGATCCAAAAGTCAATAGAGTCTCTTGTGTACAGATTTAAGAAGATAAGTATCTCATAA